A genomic region of Sander vitreus isolate 19-12246 chromosome 11, sanVit1, whole genome shotgun sequence contains the following coding sequences:
- the LOC144525609 gene encoding gamma-crystallin M3-like isoform X1, whose amino-acid sequence MTNTSMNMRGKIIFYEERNFQGRHYECMSDCSDMSSYMSRCHSCRVESGCFMVYDRPNYMGNQYFMKRGEYADYMSMMGMRESIRSCRMIPMHRGQFRMKIYERENFGGQSYELMDDCDNIMDRYRMNDCQSCHVMDGHWLMYEQPNYRGRMMYMRPGEYRSFRDMGMSGMRWMSMRRIMDSCY is encoded by the exons ATGACCAACACCAGCATGAACATGAGGGGCAAG ATCATCTTCTACGAGGAGAGGAACTTCCAGGGTCGCCACTATGAGTGCATGAGCGACTGCTCTGACATGTCCTCCTACATGAGCAGGTGCCACTCCTGCAGGGTGGAGAGCGGCTGCTTCATGGTCTACGACCGTCCCAACTACATGGGAAACCAGTACTTCATGAAGAGGGGCGAGTACGCTGACTACATGAGCATGATGGGAATGAGAGAGAGCATCAGGTCTTGCCGTATGATCCCCATG CACAGAGGTCAGTTCAGGATGAAGATCTATGAGAGGGAGAACTTCGGTGGTCAGAGTTACGAGCTGATGGACGACTGTGACAACATCATGGACCGTTACCGTATGAACGACTGCCAGTCCTGCCACGTGATGGACGGCCACTGGCTGATGTACGAGCAGCCCAACTACAGAGGCAGGATGATGTACATGAGGCCCGGAGAGTACAGGAGCTTCAGGGACATGGGCATGAGTGGCATGAGGTGGATGAGCATGAGGCGTATCATGGACTCCTGCTACTAA
- the LOC144525609 gene encoding gamma-crystallin M3-like isoform X2, translating to MTNTSMNYLQIIFYEERNFQGRHYECMSDCSDMSSYMSRCHSCRVESGCFMVYDRPNYMGNQYFMKRGEYADYMSMMGMRESIRSCRMIPMHRGQFRMKIYERENFGGQSYELMDDCDNIMDRYRMNDCQSCHVMDGHWLMYEQPNYRGRMMYMRPGEYRSFRDMGMSGMRWMSMRRIMDSCY from the exons ATGACCAACACCAGCATGAAC TATTTACAGATCATCTTCTACGAGGAGAGGAACTTCCAGGGTCGCCACTATGAGTGCATGAGCGACTGCTCTGACATGTCCTCCTACATGAGCAGGTGCCACTCCTGCAGGGTGGAGAGCGGCTGCTTCATGGTCTACGACCGTCCCAACTACATGGGAAACCAGTACTTCATGAAGAGGGGCGAGTACGCTGACTACATGAGCATGATGGGAATGAGAGAGAGCATCAGGTCTTGCCGTATGATCCCCATG CACAGAGGTCAGTTCAGGATGAAGATCTATGAGAGGGAGAACTTCGGTGGTCAGAGTTACGAGCTGATGGACGACTGTGACAACATCATGGACCGTTACCGTATGAACGACTGCCAGTCCTGCCACGTGATGGACGGCCACTGGCTGATGTACGAGCAGCCCAACTACAGAGGCAGGATGATGTACATGAGGCCCGGAGAGTACAGGAGCTTCAGGGACATGGGCATGAGTGGCATGAGGTGGATGAGCATGAGGCGTATCATGGACTCCTGCTACTAA